In Tachypleus tridentatus isolate NWPU-2018 chromosome 7, ASM421037v1, whole genome shotgun sequence, a genomic segment contains:
- the LOC143258115 gene encoding uncharacterized protein LOC143258115, protein MKIFKPHVHVPLILVFISCFITRDATNSFSEDEFSVVQGFIGYCTRRHKMGLLQCVDKTFEMNNAFIHTWITCLANMGMEFTNMEEAANAVCVPNPRLDPRMFTRCITDRTEATNWSWSKFGMVMKECLSTDEYSEAKW, encoded by the exons atgaaaatttttaaGCCTCACGTGCACGTTcctttaattttggtttttatttcgtGCTTTATAACAAGAGATGCAACAAATTCGTTCTCAGAAGATGAATTTTCAGTCGTTCAAGGTTTCATTGGATACTGTA CACGAAGACACAAAATGGGTTTGCTGCAATGTGTGGACAAGACTTTCGAAATGAATAACGCG TTTATACACACCTGGATTACCTGCTTGGCCAATATGGGAATGGAATTCACCAACATGGAGGAAGCAGCCAATGCAGTCTGTGTACCAAATCCAAGATTA GACCCTAGAATGTTCACCAGATGCATCACGGATAGGACAGAGGCAACGAACTGGTCATGGAGCAAATTTGGTATGGTAATgaag GAATGTTTGAGCACGGATGAATACAGCGAAGCAAAATGGTAA